A region from the Nematostella vectensis chromosome 13, jaNemVect1.1, whole genome shotgun sequence genome encodes:
- the LOC5505889 gene encoding probable pathogenesis-related protein ARB_02861 isoform X1, with amino-acid sequence MASYIVPGKLLPALLFFGFSIHLTLCSPLKNSESFFNFLDLIDVDSECKDELAKCAAIPLQGAALTEYCETWKNKSPVIRKCRKTCGWCKPPSPEKQTCRDERSDCEWILNNVDDIGEYCERWKDDPAVRKCRKTCGLCNKIPSPPNPTEAPEPETIPPQPETVPPQPGTEEPEPVTQAPEPPKPKTSAPEPPKPGQMSGFEKECLDAHNMYRMRHGVPPLTWNSKLTRDAQSWADTLVRENKFEHHPALKELGQGENLAYFAPANRKCDGPEDTNYVHCGEIVKDWYDEIRDYDFNKGAGKDMWSVVLHFTQVVWRDTTEVGMATAVSPVTNKFYTVARYKPAGNQGTKDDFKENVPPAIES; translated from the exons ATGGCGAGCTACATTGTACCAGGAAAGCTATTACCGGCTTTACTCTTCTTTGGGTTCAGCATTCATCTTACTTTATGCAGCCCATTGAAGAACTCAGAAAGCTTTTTTAACTTTCTAG ATCTAATCGATGTTGATTCAGAGTGTAAAGACGAGCTCGCGAAGTGCGCGGCCATACCCCTACAAGGAGCTGCGCTGACCGAGTACTGTGAAAcgtggaaaaataaaagtccCGTTATCAGGAAGTGCCGTAAAACTTGTGGATGGT GCAAACCACCAAGTCCAGAAAAACAAA CTTGCCGAGATGAGCGAAGCGACTGTGAGTGGATCTTGAATAATGTGGACGACATCGGGGAGTATTGCGAGAGGTGGAAGGATGACCCGGCTGTCAGGAAATGCCGCAAGACCTGTGGCTTGT GTAACAAAATCCCATCACCGCCAAACCCAACAGAAGCACCAGAACCGGAAACTATACCACCACAACCGGAAACTGTACCACCACAACCGGGAACTGAGGAGCCGGAACCAGTAACGCAGGCCCCAGAACCACCAAAACCGAAAACCAGTGCTCCAGAACCCCCTAAACCAG GACAAATGTCAGGTTTCGAAAAGGAATGTCTCGACGCGCACAACATGTACCGCATGCGCCATGGCGTACCACCGCTGACCTGGAATAGCAAGCTTACACGTGATGCGCAGAGCTGGGCGGACACCCTCGTACGTGAGAACAAGTTCGAGCACCATCCGGCTCTCAAAGAGCTAGGTCAGGGTGAGAACCTCGCATACTTCGCGCCGGCAAACCGGAAGTGCGACGGACCGGAAGACACCAATTACGTACATTGTGGAGAGATAGTGAAG gACTGGTATGACGAGATTCGGGATTACGACTTCAATAAGGGCGCCGGCAAGGACATGTGGTCAGTGGTGTTACACTTTACCCAGGTCGTGTGGCGTGACACCACGGAGGTGGGAATGGCCACCGCGGTTTCCCCGGTTACCAACAAGTTCTATACCGTAGCTAGATATAAGCCCGCAGGAAACCAGGGCACCAAGGACGACTTCAAGGAAAACGTGCCGCCAGCTATTGA ATCTTGA
- the LOC5505889 gene encoding probable pathogenesis-related protein ARB_02861 isoform X2 — translation MASYIVPGKLLPALLFFGFSIHLTLCSPLKNSESFFNFLDLIDVDSECKDELAKCAAIPLQGAALTEYCETWKNKSPVIRKCRKTCGWCKPPSPEKQTCRDERSDCEWILNNVDDIGEYCERWKDDPAVRKCRKTCGLCNKIPSPPNPTEAPEPETIPPQPETVPPQPGTEEPEPVTQAPEPPKPKTSAPEPPKPGQMSGFEKECLDAHNMYRMRHGVPPLTWNSKLTRDAQSWADTLVRENKFEHHPALKELGQGENLAYFAPANRKCDGPEDTNYVHCGEIVKDWYDEIRDYDFNKGAGKDMWSVVLHFTQVVWRDTTEVGMATAVSPVTNKFYTVARYKPAGNQGTKDDFKENVPPAIE, via the exons ATGGCGAGCTACATTGTACCAGGAAAGCTATTACCGGCTTTACTCTTCTTTGGGTTCAGCATTCATCTTACTTTATGCAGCCCATTGAAGAACTCAGAAAGCTTTTTTAACTTTCTAG ATCTAATCGATGTTGATTCAGAGTGTAAAGACGAGCTCGCGAAGTGCGCGGCCATACCCCTACAAGGAGCTGCGCTGACCGAGTACTGTGAAAcgtggaaaaataaaagtccCGTTATCAGGAAGTGCCGTAAAACTTGTGGATGGT GCAAACCACCAAGTCCAGAAAAACAAA CTTGCCGAGATGAGCGAAGCGACTGTGAGTGGATCTTGAATAATGTGGACGACATCGGGGAGTATTGCGAGAGGTGGAAGGATGACCCGGCTGTCAGGAAATGCCGCAAGACCTGTGGCTTGT GTAACAAAATCCCATCACCGCCAAACCCAACAGAAGCACCAGAACCGGAAACTATACCACCACAACCGGAAACTGTACCACCACAACCGGGAACTGAGGAGCCGGAACCAGTAACGCAGGCCCCAGAACCACCAAAACCGAAAACCAGTGCTCCAGAACCCCCTAAACCAG GACAAATGTCAGGTTTCGAAAAGGAATGTCTCGACGCGCACAACATGTACCGCATGCGCCATGGCGTACCACCGCTGACCTGGAATAGCAAGCTTACACGTGATGCGCAGAGCTGGGCGGACACCCTCGTACGTGAGAACAAGTTCGAGCACCATCCGGCTCTCAAAGAGCTAGGTCAGGGTGAGAACCTCGCATACTTCGCGCCGGCAAACCGGAAGTGCGACGGACCGGAAGACACCAATTACGTACATTGTGGAGAGATAGTGAAG gACTGGTATGACGAGATTCGGGATTACGACTTCAATAAGGGCGCCGGCAAGGACATGTGGTCAGTGGTGTTACACTTTACCCAGGTCGTGTGGCGTGACACCACGGAGGTGGGAATGGCCACCGCGGTTTCCCCGGTTACCAACAAGTTCTATACCGTAGCTAGATATAAGCCCGCAGGAAACCAGGGCACCAAGGACGACTTCAAGGAAAACGTGCCGCCAGCTATTGAGTAG
- the LOC5505878 gene encoding regulator of microtubule dynamics protein 1 gives MSEITSIIEQLDKEYEEAVTSEKFKESIEANKETKEPEVLWRLSRASRVVADRTPDAAEKQTYVNMIKEFASRGMEIDDNNSGCHKWFAMGLMQAAGGPQEKMKNVHIVKEHFQKAIDLNPNDPHAHHVLGTWFFNLSDLPWLMRKMLNTIQSNPPKATYEEALEQFEEAEKLQPNFFGRNSLLLAKTHMRLKNLPKAKEFLQKAVDFPCKYPVDEEVHKEATDLINQKQFKGL, from the exons ATGTCAGAGATTACTTCAATCATTGAGCAACTTGATAAGGAATATGAGGAGGCTGTGACAAGTGAAAAGTTTAAGGAGTCAATTGAGGCAAATAAAGAGACCAAAGAGCCAGAAGTGCTTTGGCGCCTCTCTCGGGCCTCACGAGTTGTCGCTGACCGTACCCCTGATGCAGCTGAAAAGCAAACCTATGTTAATAtgataaaagagtttgcatcACGAGGCATGGAAATTGATGACAACAACTCTGGCTGCCACAAG TGGTTTGCAATGGGTCTGATGCAAGCTGCAGGCGGTCCTCAGGAGAAGATGAAAAATGTTCACATTGTTAAGGAGCATTTTCAG AAAGCTATCGACTTGAATCCTAATGATCCACATGCTCACCACGTTCTTGGCACATG GTTTTTTAACTTGTCTGATCTGCCATGGCTGATGCGTAAGATGCTGAACACAATCCAGTCCAACCCGCCCAAGGCAACTTATGAAGAG GCATTGGAGCAGTTTGAAGAAGCCGAAAAAC TGCAGCCAAATTTCTTTGGGAGGAACTCTCTACTGCTTGCCAAGACCCACATGAGGTTGAAGAATCTACCCAAAGCGAAAGAATTCCTGCAGAAAGCCGTGGACTTCCCCTGCAAGTATCCGGTTGACGAAGAA